One window from the genome of Kaistella carnis encodes:
- a CDS encoding TonB-dependent receptor, producing MTNKIEISSIIKKRTLALTFVLGAASFAFAQQKVNISGTIVDKQNNAVPYASVTFSNKANKLYSDAALSDEKGQYKLDLVPGNYDIIIEAIDYKKSTLNKQISGAANLGNFTVESEGSLTDGKTQDIQGVTITAQAVKPYRVELDKKVYDPSTDILSKGGNLQDVLSNVPSVDVDTDGTVSMRGNSNVKFLINGKPSALLGIDSGPGGLQSIPADQIERIEVITNPSSKFEASGTAGILNIILKKTKGMGFNGSVTGSLGYLPSTSLNTNLSWKKGSWTWFLNGGGGYRKGEGKSDSDTRFFDTTTLATTRYFEQNSNNKSESNNYNATAGFAVDLTEKTSFNLSGMVRSFSNTSNNTVDNFNYNASRILNSYSQTTALGNSSNLSLQGDIGLDHKFNDKGHNIYLSLSLQKSDNESVEDSKEYDQSVFQYGSLGDNHTINKSLIGKIDYELPIGEISKFEAGYRIDNNVNDYDFLNRETDANLNYGIVNAYSGNTVYDETINAGYVQFKSKFNKLGYQLGLRAENSQINIEYESLSGNTSNKKKDYTGFFPSVFLSYDLGSNNNQLLLNYSRRINRPRSWFLIPYPTSLANRQNLFRGNEDLNPSYIDSFELGYAIQKKKFTINPTLYYRKTKDDVKFVLLSQSIGSDVLVTSPYNVGNETSYGLDLNVTADLLPWYKIMASADLFGYKSEGSYFDPNRMQTPLSFDGSGFSTRIRLTNSFKIDKTLNMQLQGFYRGGQKTASSESKDMYVLNFGANKTIWNNNGTIAFNIQDILGTRGRNTTSFGPGYERDSYMRWSPRSFNVSLTYRFKQGEKVDAPKRKKDINANDAGGDDQGPPM from the coding sequence ATGACGAACAAAATTGAGATTTCATCAATTATTAAAAAACGAACTTTAGCTCTTACTTTCGTTTTGGGTGCTGCAAGTTTTGCATTTGCCCAGCAGAAAGTTAACATCAGCGGAACCATTGTCGATAAGCAGAATAACGCTGTTCCTTACGCTTCTGTAACCTTTAGTAACAAGGCAAATAAACTTTATAGTGATGCTGCATTAAGTGACGAAAAAGGACAATATAAACTTGATCTTGTTCCCGGAAACTACGATATCATCATTGAAGCTATTGACTATAAGAAATCAACTTTGAACAAGCAGATTTCCGGCGCAGCTAATTTGGGTAATTTCACTGTAGAATCTGAAGGTTCTTTAACTGACGGAAAAACGCAGGATATACAAGGCGTAACGATTACTGCTCAGGCAGTGAAACCGTACCGTGTAGAACTTGACAAGAAAGTTTACGATCCTTCTACTGACATTCTTAGTAAAGGTGGTAATTTGCAAGATGTTTTATCTAATGTTCCTTCTGTAGATGTAGATACCGATGGTACGGTCTCTATGAGAGGAAACTCAAACGTAAAATTCCTGATTAACGGAAAACCCTCTGCTCTGCTTGGAATCGATAGTGGTCCAGGTGGCTTACAATCCATCCCGGCAGATCAAATTGAACGAATTGAGGTTATTACCAACCCTTCTTCAAAATTTGAAGCCAGCGGAACTGCGGGTATTTTAAATATTATTTTAAAGAAAACCAAAGGAATGGGCTTCAACGGTAGCGTTACCGGAAGTTTAGGATATTTACCAAGCACGAGTTTAAATACGAATTTAAGTTGGAAAAAAGGAAGCTGGACGTGGTTTCTGAATGGTGGTGGTGGTTACCGTAAAGGAGAAGGAAAAAGCGATAGCGATACGCGATTCTTTGATACCACTACACTTGCAACTACCAGATACTTTGAGCAAAATTCTAATAATAAAAGTGAAAGCAATAATTACAATGCGACCGCAGGTTTCGCCGTTGATTTGACAGAGAAAACATCGTTCAACCTTTCCGGGATGGTTAGAAGCTTCTCTAATACGAGCAATAATACGGTAGATAACTTTAATTATAATGCTTCCAGAATCTTAAACAGTTATTCACAAACAACGGCCTTAGGAAACAGTTCTAACCTTTCTTTACAAGGAGATATTGGTTTAGATCATAAGTTTAATGATAAGGGACACAATATTTATCTTTCCTTAAGTTTACAGAAAAGTGATAACGAATCCGTAGAAGATTCGAAAGAATATGACCAGTCCGTTTTTCAGTACGGAAGTTTAGGAGACAATCATACCATTAATAAATCTTTGATTGGTAAGATTGATTATGAATTGCCGATTGGAGAAATCTCAAAATTTGAAGCAGGCTACAGAATTGATAACAACGTAAATGATTACGATTTCCTAAATCGTGAAACTGATGCCAACTTAAACTACGGAATCGTAAATGCATACAGTGGAAATACCGTTTATGATGAAACCATCAACGCAGGTTATGTTCAATTCAAAAGTAAATTTAATAAGTTAGGGTACCAATTAGGATTAAGAGCAGAAAATTCTCAAATTAATATTGAGTACGAAAGTTTAAGTGGAAATACTTCAAATAAAAAGAAAGATTATACAGGATTTTTCCCGAGTGTTTTCCTTAGTTATGATTTAGGAAGTAACAATAATCAATTACTATTAAATTATTCCCGAAGAATTAACAGACCACGTTCTTGGTTCTTGATTCCTTACCCGACTTCACTGGCCAACCGTCAGAATTTGTTCCGTGGTAATGAAGATCTAAATCCGTCATACATTGATTCATTTGAATTAGGATATGCCATTCAGAAGAAAAAATTCACCATTAATCCAACTTTGTATTACAGAAAAACAAAAGATGATGTAAAATTTGTATTGTTAAGTCAATCCATTGGTTCAGATGTTTTAGTTACAAGTCCTTATAATGTAGGAAATGAAACAAGCTATGGTTTAGATTTAAATGTGACTGCCGATCTTTTGCCTTGGTATAAAATTATGGCAAGTGCAGATCTTTTTGGTTACAAATCGGAAGGTTCTTATTTTGACCCGAACAGAATGCAAACGCCGCTTTCTTTTGATGGTTCAGGTTTTTCTACAAGAATTAGATTAACCAACAGTTTCAAGATCGATAAAACCTTGAACATGCAGTTGCAAGGATTCTATCGTGGAGGACAAAAAACCGCTTCCAGTGAAAGTAAAGACATGTATGTTTTAAATTTCGGAGCTAATAAAACCATTTGGAATAACAATGGAACAATCGCATTTAATATTCAGGATATCTTAGGAACAAGAGGTAGAAACACAACGAGTTTCGGTCCCGGTTATGAAAGAGATTCTTATATGCGTTGGAGTCCAAGAAGTTTTAATGTTTCTCTAACTTACCGATTTAAACAAGGTGAAAAAGTAGATGCACCGAAACGTAAAAAAGACATCAATGCCAATGATGCTGGAGGAGACGATCAAGGTCCACCAATGTAA
- the mltG gene encoding endolytic transglycosylase MltG: protein MKKGFGIVLVIVLLIFAVGSFFGYQYYKKFYGNNVAKEGYILIPHSANFNSILDSISPYVKNKDQFAQVAKSKNMDRFFQAGRYRIKSGTNNTDLVNMIKAGNQTENTFRIGDFFTVYQMVGKVAKKTELDSLRFATDLNKIATQKGLTNAEELKKYFFIDTYNFFWTVTPEEFFKKFEDQYNAFWTAERKGKEQSLGLSRDQIYALASLVYKETGGKPDEMKTVAGLYLNRHRKGMKLQSDPTVIYAVSKANNFQGDPIRRVLFKHLREASPYNTYFSAGIPPGPICMVDKNSVDAVLNAQKNDFIYMCADPARFGFHKFTASAAEHAVNAKEYQDWLNSKNIK, encoded by the coding sequence ATGAAAAAAGGCTTCGGAATTGTTTTGGTAATCGTGCTTCTGATTTTTGCAGTCGGAAGTTTTTTTGGATATCAATATTACAAGAAATTTTATGGAAATAATGTTGCTAAAGAAGGTTACATTTTAATTCCGCACTCTGCCAATTTCAATTCTATTTTGGATTCCATTTCACCTTATGTTAAAAATAAAGACCAGTTTGCTCAGGTAGCGAAGAGTAAAAATATGGACCGCTTTTTCCAAGCTGGTAGATATCGAATTAAATCCGGAACCAATAACACCGATCTTGTTAATATGATTAAAGCCGGTAACCAAACTGAAAACACATTTCGAATTGGAGATTTCTTTACGGTTTATCAAATGGTTGGGAAAGTCGCAAAAAAAACAGAACTCGATTCTTTACGGTTTGCTACAGATTTAAATAAAATCGCCACGCAGAAAGGACTTACCAATGCTGAAGAGTTAAAAAAATATTTTTTCATCGATACCTATAATTTCTTTTGGACGGTAACGCCGGAGGAATTCTTTAAAAAATTTGAAGATCAATATAATGCTTTCTGGACTGCCGAACGAAAAGGAAAAGAGCAAAGTTTAGGACTCAGCAGAGACCAAATTTATGCCTTGGCATCTCTAGTTTACAAAGAAACCGGCGGCAAACCCGATGAAATGAAAACCGTAGCAGGGTTATATTTGAACCGTCACCGAAAAGGCATGAAACTGCAGAGTGACCCTACCGTAATTTATGCGGTGAGTAAAGCAAACAACTTTCAGGGTGATCCGATAAGACGGGTCTTATTTAAACATTTACGTGAAGCATCTCCCTACAACACGTATTTCTCAGCGGGAATTCCGCCAGGACCAATCTGTATGGTTGATAAAAATTCGGTTGACGCTGTTTTAAATGCACAAAAGAACGATTTTATCTATATGTGTGCAGATCCAGCGCGATTTGGATTCCATAAATTTACAGCAAGTGCAGCAGAACATGCTGTGAATGCGAAGGAATATCAGGATTGGCTGAATTCTAAAAATATAAAATAA
- the dapF gene encoding diaminopimelate epimerase, with protein sequence MQNTIEFFKYQGTGNDFVIIDNRDLQFPKEKGIIETLCDRRFGIGGDGLILLENDPAADFKMVYYNSDGNESTMCGNGGRCLVAFAHFLDMFEDQTTFTAIDGLHEAEINNGIIKLKMIDVDSIKTIDGNFELNTGSPHYVTFVQMLKDYKVFENGNKIRNSASYCQEGINVNFVEEISADEIFIRTYERGVEDETFSCGTGATASALVFLKDKNQPSVKVKVLGGNLKVYAEQDGDSFKNIWLEGPAKQVFKGKISL encoded by the coding sequence ATGCAAAATACCATTGAATTTTTTAAGTATCAGGGAACTGGAAATGATTTTGTCATAATAGATAATCGCGATCTGCAGTTTCCAAAAGAGAAAGGAATCATTGAAACATTATGCGACCGACGCTTCGGCATCGGCGGCGATGGATTGATTTTACTGGAAAACGATCCAGCGGCTGATTTCAAAATGGTTTATTATAACTCCGACGGAAACGAAAGTACCATGTGCGGAAACGGCGGAAGATGTCTCGTAGCCTTCGCTCATTTCCTGGACATGTTCGAAGATCAGACAACCTTTACCGCAATCGATGGTTTGCACGAAGCGGAAATCAATAACGGCATTATCAAATTGAAAATGATCGACGTGGATTCCATTAAAACCATTGATGGAAATTTCGAGTTGAATACCGGTTCACCTCATTATGTGACTTTCGTACAAATGTTAAAGGATTATAAAGTTTTCGAAAACGGTAACAAAATCAGAAATTCTGCGTCTTATTGTCAGGAAGGAATCAATGTAAATTTTGTGGAAGAAATCTCAGCAGACGAAATCTTTATCAGAACATATGAACGGGGCGTTGAAGATGAAACTTTCAGTTGTGGAACTGGAGCAACAGCCTCGGCATTGGTTTTCCTGAAAGATAAAAATCAACCTTCGGTAAAGGTAAAAGTTCTGGGTGGCAATCTAAAAGTTTACGCAGAACAGGATGGTGATTCTTTCAAAAACATTTGGTTAGAAGGTCCTGCAAAACAGGTATTCAAAGGAAAAATCAGTTTATAA
- the pnuC gene encoding nicotinamide riboside transporter PnuC, protein MNFYELFLQPYETYDNFQIALEAIATVFGVLSVYFSIKKNIWVYPTGIISTALYVYILFNFGLLGDMMINFYYTVMSVYGWVLWAKSSEDHIHVGVSWASKKEWIFAGVLFLISLILVTLVYYYKPFIDNHFSMENVQLGLYHLDWANWLDVFTTAIFLVGMWLMAKRKIENWIFWIVGDLICIPMMIYKGLGITSIQYFVFTAMAVIGYLEWKKGHQLQHADNVV, encoded by the coding sequence ATGAATTTCTACGAACTCTTTCTGCAACCTTACGAAACCTACGATAATTTTCAAATTGCACTCGAAGCGATTGCCACTGTTTTTGGAGTCCTGAGCGTTTACTTTTCCATTAAAAAAAATATCTGGGTTTATCCAACCGGAATAATTTCTACAGCACTTTACGTATATATTCTCTTCAATTTTGGCTTGCTTGGCGACATGATGATTAATTTTTATTACACCGTGATGAGCGTTTACGGCTGGGTTTTATGGGCGAAAAGTTCCGAAGATCACATTCACGTTGGAGTTTCCTGGGCATCGAAAAAAGAATGGATCTTCGCCGGAGTTTTATTTCTTATCAGTTTAATTTTGGTCACCCTCGTCTATTATTACAAACCATTTATCGATAATCATTTCTCCATGGAAAATGTGCAACTAGGTTTGTATCATTTGGATTGGGCGAACTGGTTAGATGTTTTCACTACGGCAATTTTTCTGGTTGGAATGTGGTTAATGGCAAAACGTAAAATTGAAAACTGGATCTTCTGGATCGTAGGTGACTTGATTTGTATTCCGATGATGATCTATAAAGGTTTGGGAATAACCTCGATTCAATATTTTGTATTTACGGCAATGGCAGTTATTGGTTATTTAGAATGGAAAAAAGGACATCAACTCCAACACGCTGATAATGTTGTTTAA
- a CDS encoding Tll0287-like domain-containing protein: MKKVLVLSGFALLFLQCGNKIVHEETSTKEVATISSDSLHSYATETKKLLMKNVAEQMQKGGPESALGFCNIEAMPLTKSMSDKHGFVISRVSDKRRNPKNVANPQELKLIEQYKKQLLAGELLKPVRTETHYYEPLVTNGMCLQCHGEPGKNIQPKVVAKITELYPNDLALGYKENEVRGLISIKTK, translated from the coding sequence ATGAAAAAAGTTTTGGTATTAAGTGGTTTCGCTCTTCTATTTCTACAGTGCGGAAATAAAATCGTTCATGAGGAAACTTCAACTAAAGAAGTCGCAACAATCAGCTCTGATTCACTTCACAGTTATGCGACCGAAACCAAGAAACTTTTGATGAAAAATGTAGCAGAACAAATGCAGAAAGGCGGACCGGAATCCGCTTTGGGGTTCTGCAATATCGAAGCAATGCCTTTAACAAAATCGATGTCGGACAAACATGGTTTCGTGATTTCCAGAGTTTCTGATAAAAGGCGTAATCCGAAAAATGTTGCCAACCCACAAGAGTTGAAACTGATTGAACAATACAAAAAACAATTGTTAGCAGGTGAACTTTTAAAACCCGTTCGCACCGAAACTCATTACTACGAACCTTTGGTTACGAATGGAATGTGTTTGCAATGTCATGGCGAACCTGGGAAAAATATTCAGCCAAAAGTAGTGGCGAAAATTACCGAGTTATATCCAAACGATTTAGCATTGGGTTATAAAGAAAACGAAGTCCGCGGACTGATCAGTATTAAAACGAAGTAG
- a CDS encoding GIY-YIG nuclease family protein — protein MIEFTEGIYDFYVYILTNKNKTVLYTGVTNNIRRRLKEHREKKNPKSFTARYNVEFLIYYEHFGWIQLAIAREKVIKDLRRELKLDLIKSFNPDFHFLNSHFEIPTE, from the coding sequence ATGATTGAATTTACAGAAGGTATTTATGATTTTTACGTGTACATTTTAACCAATAAAAATAAGACCGTTCTATATACTGGCGTTACCAACAATATAAGACGCAGGTTGAAAGAACATCGAGAAAAAAAGAATCCAAAAAGTTTTACTGCGCGATATAATGTTGAGTTTTTAATTTACTATGAACATTTTGGCTGGATTCAACTTGCTATAGCAAGGGAAAAAGTAATCAAAGATTTAAGAAGAGAATTAAAGTTAGATCTGATTAAAAGTTTTAATCCTGACTTTCATTTCTTGAATTCGCATTTTGAGATTCCTACGGAATGA
- a CDS encoding YgaP family membrane protein: protein MKTRIIHAFAGTMILASILLSIYVNQNWLWLTGFVGINLLQSSMTNWCLLDKILGKLGVSNEGDSCGV from the coding sequence ATGAAAACTAGAATAATACACGCTTTCGCCGGAACCATGATTTTGGCAAGTATCCTTTTATCCATTTATGTCAACCAAAATTGGTTGTGGCTAACTGGATTTGTGGGAATTAATTTACTACAATCATCGATGACGAATTGGTGTTTGCTCGATAAGATTTTAGGAAAATTAGGAGTTAGCAATGAAGGTGATTCTTGTGGAGTTTAG
- a CDS encoding efflux RND transporter permease subunit, which produces MQQGIAGRIAEVFINSKLSILLMVALMAIGMYSSTLIPREEEPQIIVPMADVMVGYPGANPTEVENRVVKPLEKIISNIKGVEHVHSMAMNGKAMIIVQFYVGEDTERSYVKLYDEMMKNKNIFPKGVYEPLIKTRSIDDVPMLGLTLWSEKYNDFQLRQMTEELASEVKKIKDVSLTNVIGGRSRQLQVIVDKDKMAESNVDALGIMQMIQANNGSSQSGSFASNDQEYLVTTGEFLNSAEDVGNLVIGTSQNMPVYLKQVAKIEDGPSSTKNYVNFGYGNATAKGKSFLSEYPAVTLSVSKVKGADAMKISEEILDQVETLKKTLIPDDVHVEVTRNYGETASHKVSELMSHLGIAIVAVTLLVMLAMGWRGGLVVFFSVPLTFALTLFAYYMLGYTLNRITLFALVFVVGIVVDDSIIIAENMHRHFHMKKLPFKQAAVFAINEVGNPTILATFTVIAAILPMAFVSGMMGPYMSPMPIGASIAMLLSLFVALTITPYLGFHLLKVKESEEHKEEQGLETGFIYKIYKKIEQPLLDNKKKRWTMLGITGVLLMISMFAFAAKWVAVKMLPFDNKNEVQVVIDLPEGTTLERTAAVTQDIAQYLKTVPEVVNYQSYIGSASPITFNGLVRHYDMRGSSNTADIQVNLLHKEDRDLQSHDVAKVIRPEIHKIAKKYGANVKIVEVPPGPPVLSTIVAEVYGPDYDEQVRIADEVQKILISTDDVVDVDWMVESPQTEFKIVADKEKAMLNGVAPQQIVGNLTYLIGEHSVGNLFDPKSNDGIDIVMKLNDGDKTSISDITDLKVKGQAGMVPVSDIVKVQRETLEKTIYRKDQKRVVYILADMAGGLESPAYAILGMDEKLKNIKLPAGYSLNELYMNAPKDESDYTVKWDGEWQITLEVFRDLGVAFLVVILIIYMLIVGWFQNFKTPIMMMIPIPLSLVGIVLGHWLLGAFFTATSFIGMIALAGIMVRNSILLIDFVEIRLKEGAPIKRAIIEAGAVRTTPILLTTGAVVIGAVVILFDPIFQGLAISLVFGAIVSTLLTLIVIPLIYYISEKKKWLHNEPSTIEAKPLVIEKDLQD; this is translated from the coding sequence ATGCAACAAGGAATAGCAGGACGTATTGCCGAAGTCTTCATCAATTCAAAACTATCAATCCTGTTGATGGTCGCATTGATGGCGATTGGGATGTACAGTTCGACATTAATACCGAGAGAAGAGGAACCACAAATTATTGTACCGATGGCCGACGTGATGGTTGGTTATCCCGGCGCAAATCCTACGGAAGTAGAAAATCGCGTGGTGAAACCTTTGGAAAAAATAATCTCCAACATCAAAGGTGTAGAGCACGTTCACAGTATGGCGATGAACGGAAAAGCGATGATTATCGTGCAGTTTTACGTGGGTGAAGACACGGAACGTTCGTATGTGAAACTTTACGACGAGATGATGAAAAATAAAAACATCTTTCCGAAAGGAGTTTACGAACCTTTAATTAAAACCCGTTCCATCGACGATGTGCCGATGTTGGGATTGACGCTTTGGAGTGAAAAATACAACGACTTTCAATTAAGACAAATGACCGAAGAACTTGCTTCTGAAGTCAAAAAAATTAAAGACGTTTCCCTAACCAACGTGATTGGCGGAAGAAGCCGACAGTTGCAAGTAATTGTGGACAAAGATAAAATGGCAGAATCCAATGTTGATGCATTGGGCATTATGCAAATGATCCAGGCCAATAACGGAAGTTCTCAATCTGGAAGTTTTGCCAGCAACGATCAGGAATATTTGGTGACAACTGGTGAATTTTTAAATTCTGCTGAAGATGTTGGAAACCTGGTAATTGGAACTTCTCAAAATATGCCCGTTTATTTAAAACAAGTTGCGAAAATTGAAGATGGACCTTCCTCCACGAAGAATTACGTGAATTTTGGTTATGGAAATGCCACTGCAAAAGGCAAGAGTTTTTTATCGGAATATCCAGCTGTGACGCTTTCTGTTTCTAAAGTAAAAGGCGCAGATGCAATGAAAATTTCGGAGGAAATTCTGGATCAAGTAGAAACTTTAAAGAAAACTTTAATTCCAGATGATGTGCATGTTGAAGTTACCCGAAATTACGGTGAAACGGCTTCTCACAAAGTATCTGAATTAATGAGCCACCTCGGAATTGCGATTGTCGCGGTAACTCTTTTGGTAATGTTGGCGATGGGATGGAGAGGCGGTTTAGTCGTTTTCTTTTCAGTTCCATTAACCTTTGCCTTGACGCTTTTCGCCTATTATATGTTGGGTTATACTTTGAACAGAATTACGCTTTTTGCCCTGGTTTTTGTCGTGGGAATCGTCGTCGATGACAGTATTATTATTGCGGAGAATATGCACCGGCATTTCCACATGAAAAAATTACCGTTTAAGCAAGCCGCAGTTTTCGCTATTAATGAAGTTGGAAATCCGACGATTTTAGCAACATTCACGGTAATTGCAGCAATTTTGCCGATGGCATTTGTATCTGGAATGATGGGACCTTATATGTCGCCAATGCCGATTGGCGCTTCGATTGCGATGTTACTTTCCCTATTTGTGGCTTTAACGATTACGCCTTATTTAGGTTTCCATTTATTAAAAGTAAAAGAGAGTGAGGAACATAAAGAAGAGCAAGGTTTAGAAACCGGTTTCATCTATAAAATATACAAAAAGATTGAGCAACCTTTGCTTGATAATAAAAAGAAAAGATGGACGATGCTCGGAATTACGGGTGTACTATTGATGATTTCCATGTTTGCTTTTGCGGCAAAATGGGTCGCAGTAAAAATGCTTCCATTTGATAATAAAAATGAAGTGCAAGTGGTGATCGATTTACCAGAAGGAACGACTTTAGAACGAACTGCTGCAGTAACGCAAGACATTGCACAATATCTGAAAACCGTTCCCGAAGTGGTGAATTATCAATCATATATTGGGTCGGCTTCTCCGATTACCTTTAATGGTTTGGTTCGTCATTACGATATGCGTGGAAGCAGCAATACTGCGGATATTCAGGTGAATCTTTTGCATAAAGAAGATCGTGATTTACAAAGTCATGATGTTGCAAAGGTGATTCGTCCGGAAATTCACAAGATTGCAAAAAAATATGGAGCGAATGTAAAAATCGTGGAAGTTCCGCCTGGACCACCCGTTTTATCAACGATTGTGGCTGAAGTTTACGGACCAGATTATGACGAGCAAGTTCGAATTGCAGATGAAGTTCAGAAAATCCTCATCAGTACCGATGATGTTGTTGATGTTGACTGGATGGTTGAATCGCCCCAAACTGAATTTAAAATCGTTGCCGATAAAGAAAAAGCAATGCTGAACGGCGTTGCACCTCAACAAATTGTTGGAAATCTAACTTATTTGATTGGCGAACATTCGGTTGGAAATTTATTTGATCCAAAATCAAATGACGGCATTGATATCGTGATGAAACTCAATGATGGCGACAAAACCAGCATTTCCGACATTACCGATTTAAAAGTGAAAGGTCAGGCAGGAATGGTTCCCGTGAGTGATATTGTAAAGGTTCAACGGGAAACTTTAGAAAAAACAATTTACAGAAAAGACCAAAAACGCGTGGTTTATATTCTGGCAGATATGGCGGGAGGCTTAGAAAGTCCGGCGTATGCGATTCTGGGAATGGATGAAAAATTGAAAAACATCAAACTTCCCGCGGGATATTCCTTGAACGAATTGTACATGAATGCGCCGAAAGACGAATCTGATTATACCGTGAAATGGGATGGTGAATGGCAAATAACTTTGGAAGTTTTCCGGGATTTGGGTGTCGCCTTCTTAGTGGTGATCCTCATTATATATATGTTGATTGTGGGTTGGTTCCAGAACTTCAAAACCCCAATTATGATGATGATCCCTATTCCACTTTCATTGGTTGGAATTGTTCTCGGACATTGGTTGTTAGGCGCTTTCTTTACGGCAACATCCTTTATTGGAATGATTGCTTTAGCCGGAATTATGGTGCGGAACTCTATTCTTTTGATTGACTTTGTTGAAATCCGTTTGAAAGAAGGAGCACCCATAAAACGTGCAATCATCGAAGCCGGAGCAGTGAGAACAACACCGATTCTATTAACAACCGGAGCGGTTGTAATTGGCGCCGTCGTGATTTTGTTCGACCCGATTTTCCAGGGATTGGCAATCTCGTTGGTGTTTGGAGCAATCGTTTCTACACTATTGACGTTGATAGTCATACCATTGATTTATTATATATCTGAAAAGAAAAAATGGCTTCACAACGAACCTTCAACTATAGAAGCAAAACCATTGGTTATTGAAAAAGATCTTCAGGATTAA
- a CDS encoding efflux RND transporter periplasmic adaptor subunit has protein sequence MKILVYSVLLLGLTMSCSADEKDATLKQTPIQITVNQSGNNSEGAYASASGKLVAKNTVNVSTRMMGYITGMKAEVGQNVSAGQLLVSINSTDIQAKGGQANAQISQAQASYNIAKKDYERFSNLYKNQSASQKELDDMRARYEMAQAGLQAAQAMKSEVNSQYRYTNITAPISGVITAKYAEQGDMASPGMPLLTIESPSALQAQVLVSEQNITKITQGMPVKITLKSTNQEVGGTVAEISKSSTNTGGQYMVKVNVSGSQNLLPGMFVNTQFPFKNSGKVNQDFQEGVMIPKSALVEKGQLTGVYTISSNNTAVLRWVKIGKDFGDQVEVLSGLTAKEPYIVSAQGKLYNGAKVTK, from the coding sequence ATGAAAATATTAGTTTACTCCGTCCTTCTTTTAGGATTAACCATGAGTTGTTCGGCAGACGAAAAGGATGCAACACTGAAGCAGACGCCAATTCAAATAACCGTAAATCAATCCGGAAATAATTCTGAAGGTGCTTATGCAAGTGCAAGTGGAAAATTAGTGGCGAAAAATACCGTCAATGTAAGTACCAGAATGATGGGCTACATCACGGGAATGAAAGCCGAAGTTGGACAAAACGTAAGTGCCGGACAATTATTGGTAAGCATCAATTCCACAGATATTCAGGCAAAAGGTGGACAAGCCAATGCGCAAATTTCTCAAGCACAGGCAAGTTATAATATTGCTAAAAAAGATTACGAGCGTTTCTCGAATTTATATAAAAATCAAAGTGCGTCCCAAAAAGAACTTGATGATATGAGAGCACGTTACGAAATGGCTCAAGCAGGTTTGCAAGCCGCACAAGCCATGAAAAGCGAAGTCAATTCTCAATATCGCTACACTAATATTACCGCACCAATTTCCGGAGTAATTACGGCGAAATATGCAGAACAAGGCGATATGGCAAGTCCGGGAATGCCTTTGTTGACCATCGAATCACCGTCGGCATTACAAGCGCAAGTTTTGGTTTCAGAGCAAAACATTACCAAAATCACCCAAGGAATGCCGGTGAAAATTACTTTGAAATCAACAAACCAAGAAGTTGGCGGAACGGTTGCAGAAATCAGTAAATCTTCCACAAATACGGGTGGACAATATATGGTGAAAGTAAATGTTTCGGGAAGTCAAAATTTATTACCGGGAATGTTTGTCAATACTCAATTTCCTTTTAAAAATTCTGGAAAAGTGAATCAGGATTTTCAGGAAGGCGTGATGATTCCCAAATCTGCTTTGGTAGAAAAAGGCCAATTGACGGGAGTTTATACCATCAGTTCAAATAATACCGCAGTACTTCGTTGGGTGAAAATAGGAAAAGATTTTGGCGATCAGGTCGAAGTTTTATCTGGACTTACAGCCAAAGAACCTTACATCGTTTCGGCGCAAGGAAAACTCTATAACGGAGCCAAAGTAACTAAATAA